CTGGCGTTGCGCAGAATCTTGATCATCAGGTCGGTGCCGATGTTGCCGGAACCGATGATGGCGACCTTGAGTTTGGTTTGACTCATCGGAGCAATCTCTCAGAAGGGCCGGGCCACGACAGCCCGGCGCAGAAGGACGGGCAGGTCAGATGAAGCGGCAACGGATCTGGCCAAGTCGGGTCAGGTGCAAGTGCAGGCTGTCCCCGGCCACGACCGGCGTCATCGGCCCCAGGGCGCCAGAAAGCAGCACGTCGCCGGCCTGCAAGGGACGGCCCATCCGGGCCATGGTGCGAGCCAGCCACAGGCAGGCGTCCACCGGATTGCCGAGGCATGCGGCACCGACTCCGATCGAGGCCGTGGCGGCATTTTTTTCCAGCAGCATGCCTTCCAGCCGAAGGTCCAGCGAGGCAAGTGGAGTCGGCTGTTTACCCAGCACATACAGCCCTGATGAAGCGTTGTCCGCCACCGTGTCCACCAGCGATATGTTCCAGTTTTCGATGGCCGAATCGACGATTTCCAACGCAGGCACCACGTACTCCACCGCCCGCAGCAGTTCCGCGAAGGTCGTATCTTCATATGGAAGATCACGGCCCAGAACGAACGCAATCTCGCCTTCGGCCTTGGGCTGGATCAACTGACTGATCTGGATTTCACCGCCATCGGCGATTTCCATATCAGCGAACAGCATGCCGAAATCCGGTTGATCGACGCCCAATTGCTGTTGCACGGCAGCCGAGGTCAGTCCGATTTTACGGCCGACCAGACGCCGTCCCTGGGCCAGCGCCAATTGAGTGTTGATCTCCTGTACGGCATAGGCGCCGGTCAACGAATCGATACCGAAAGTGGACGAGATCCGCGCACAGGGTTGGCGTTGTTCGCGTGCTCTTGCCAAGGCAGCGGCGGCGTCTTGCAGAGGCTTCAGAGGGAACTGGCTCATGCGATTTTCCTCAGCAGCCGGGGTTCTTCCGCGACGA
The window above is part of the Pseudomonas fluorescens genome. Proteins encoded here:
- a CDS encoding 2-keto-4-pentenoate hydratase; translation: MSQFPLKPLQDAAAALARAREQRQPCARISSTFGIDSLTGAYAVQEINTQLALAQGRRLVGRKIGLTSAAVQQQLGVDQPDFGMLFADMEIADGGEIQISQLIQPKAEGEIAFVLGRDLPYEDTTFAELLRAVEYVVPALEIVDSAIENWNISLVDTVADNASSGLYVLGKQPTPLASLDLRLEGMLLEKNAATASIGVGAACLGNPVDACLWLARTMARMGRPLQAGDVLLSGALGPMTPVVAGDSLHLHLTRLGQIRCRFI